GCagacttaaaataattattacaCAGCCCTATTGCTGCTTCAGCAGTTGgatttctccttctgctttgcTAATGTGCGCTTCAACTCCTTTAAGTTCTCTGTCAGTACCTCCACCTCATCCATTCGTCCACTATGTTTGGCATCAAATATATAAGCTTTGATATTATCTATCTGTTGGAGAAGCAGCTCTTCCTCTATAGCCTCCTCTCCAGAGATCTCATTGCCATCCTCCACTTCAAAGGGATTAGTAGAGGATCCCTCTTCAAATGGATTCCCAGAATTCCAACCACCCCCAGGCTTTTGAAATGGATTTTCATCCTCTTCAAAAGGGTTTGAAGTACTGCCAGGTGCTCCATTAGTTTGTtcatcatcctcctcctcattttcaaatggattatattcttttttatcactctgcagagctgtgttaGAGAAAGAAACCACTGGAGAAGTGTCTTTCGCAAATGGGTTAGCAGGGTCTTCCTCTAACTGAGGGGTATCTGCTTCATCTTCAAAGGGGTTTAGACAGGCTGTCTGATCTTGGTCTTTGTCACACTGTGGGACATTCTGGGGTTTGAGCGTGAAGATCAAGTGCTCTTTAGCTGGCAGCCTCTCAACAGCAGGAGTTTCAAAACTTGGGTCCCCTTTGATCTGACTAATATCCAAATCCAATGCATGCGCCGTCAAGTTCCGATTCTCTTTTGCAACTTCATGCTGATGCTGCTTGACTTCTCTGAAGTCTAAGGAGCGTGTCCTTGAATGCTGAGACATCAATTTGTGGTGTTCCCTTTCCCACTCTTTTTCACGAAGGATCTGAAGTTCCTCCCTCtgcatctcctcctcttctgcctgctttttAGAAAGCTCGATAGCTTTCAGAGTTTGTTGTTGATCATATTCATCCTGAAGCTGCCTCAGGTTCTCTTGCAACATATGGACCTCGTCGATCCTATTAGCTGCCTTTGCCTGCTTAATAAAGGATGTGATGTTGTCAATCTGCTGAAGAAGTGGGTCTgctatctctctctctctcgatATGCTAGATGTAGGTAACCAGCCTTCAGAATTCCTGACTGTTCCTTTTTTCAGGGGAGTTGCATCACCATTAACTGTGGCTGCAGATCTGGAGAtaaagtttttctgcttttcctcttgttttccatgtgtttcGAGAGCCacctaaaacaaaaaacatgtaGTAAGAGAACACCATGAGCTTGAAAAATTCCGTTCTAAATATCCATAGGTACAAGAAGTTAGCTGATTTTAGACATTGCTGGCTGTCACTGAAGGGGATCAGCTGCATTTTTGGTTACTTGGcagaaaatgcttattttcataaTATTACCTAAATGCTTCCCTTCAGTTTGTTTGTGACAATATTGATCAAAATCTCATGACATCTGCCGCTACAAACTTGAGGGCAAGTAGGAGCAGTGACAGTACTttatatagagaaaaaaatgcttaatgcAACTGTGCAAAGAGTGGTCTAGATTGATTTGGACAGTAACCATATCACATCTGACTACAGGAGGTATCTGTAATAGAACATCAGTGTTAAAGGTCACTGGTATCATCAGCTTTTGGAGTGCAACGATTCTTATTTCTCAGCTGTTACATCAAGATAAAGCTGGTTTAGTTTACAATTAATGATGTCCTCCCTCCTAACTGAAAAAACCCTCTCTCTCTGAAGAGGCATCCTTATTCTAATATGTCCTTTTTCACCACCAAAAGAAGTCTCCAAATTCTACTTGTGCAAATGAACTCCAGAACACCATTTGAAAATCCATGTAAACTAACATACTTAGTTTAGGGCTTGCTCTGCAtgcactgcagcagaaacagcatgtgcaACCAAGTCACTGCTGCTTTCTAGAAGTGTTCAGCTGCTCAATACATATCTACTTATGTTCTGGACAGAATACAACAATGGTGTTACATGAATCGCTGAAAAAGAGTATGGAATGATCtccataaaaaaatgaaaaactgaaatccaATGTTAAAGGCAACTGTTCATACACACACAGCTACTAGGCTTAAGCCCTTGAAGGAGGCTCTGATACAAGATGTAACAGATCTTAACCTGTCTTACCATATGCAGTCTTCTCTTCTTCAATTCTTCATACTGATCTTTGGTTGGCAGGGACATTAGGCCAAGCAGTTTTTCCTGgcaaaaattgaaatatttacagTGTTGCTTGCAGGCATTCAGCCAATTTTCAAGTATTTGAAAAGAGAGATACCACCAACAGAACACCccacaaacaaataaaaggtaCTTCCACACTGCAGTCACTGCTGCAAGTCTGAGCACGTCTTTGCTGCCATAACTATACTGCTAGCTAGGTTCACACCTCAGCAAGAGGCAAAGCCAAGATTCACACCTCTCTTAGGTCCCTAAACTCGATGCTGCTCTGAGTACACTATGTACTCAAGCTAGCTCATTTAAGGCTACCGTAAGTCATTAGGGGAACTACAGAACATGTATAGAACTAAACCTCCTGTCAAAATGGTTTCAAACCACAGGGATGCCTGGCAAAGAAGAGAACACTATATAAAATTTACATTCAGCTCATAACATATGCTCCATTTACCTGAACAAAAAGTGTAGCTGAATATCTTATCATTCTCTGAAGTTGCAGTGTTTTAGGATGAGGCTGGGGATCTTCATGCAAGCCTAGACTCAAAATCTTCTTACTGAATCAAAGCAAACATACAGCCTCATCAGTTCAAAAACAAGGGCCAGCGAAAATGCAACAGAAGGGGAGACACACAATATTGGATGAAAAATTTCTGATGTTCTTTTAGGTAAACCATTTTGGATATTACGAGTTATAACACTTTCCACTCccacgcttttttttttttagaaaaagaactGTGCCGCTACTTGTTTCCTCTGTGCTTAGTTATTTCCACTGCACAGGAATGCATGATTTTTAAGGCTGGTAAAGGAAGTAGAAATTGATGGTGCACAGGAACAGCATCTACCTTTTCACATGCTCTTTACAACTGAGCAGACAAATTGATTATCCATATGAATAAGCAGGTATATGCTACACAAACATAGACACCAACAGTTGAGAAAAAATACGGAGAAGTCATAACAGAGGGAGATACACGCatgctgggggcggggggaagagaTCTTTTACCTTAAGGCATCTATAAATTCGTATACTTTTTGAATCTCCACCCTCAAGTCATTAGCATGTTCAAGATTGTAGGTTGTCTCCCCAGCactaagaaagaaatacagctttattGTAAGTCATGCATCCAGCTAACGATACATAGAACACTAGAAGTTATGCCAAGATGACTAAGATTCAACAATGGTAAGAACAGCTAACACTAAAGGGGTTGAaccattttatttcaagctcattgtgtttaaaaatcctttctttgtgACAGAAGTGGAAAATTACAATCATCTTGTGAACGCGAACATTTAATAgcagataattttatttatgattgtattattatttactattataggagaaattgtattttaacaCAAGAATGCCACTCTACCAATAATATCTAAAATATACACATACTTAGCAAATGCAtctattttgtgttttccaggTGATTGGGTGTGGAAAAAACACTGACTGATTGAATAAGTAACTATTTTACTTTAATGGTATAGTTATCTCTACTAATGTTtgtcagaaagcaaaagcctACAACCCCACATGGGTGTAATATTTAAGATGCTAGTAACAAACTGTCCACATGGGAGCACAATCAATTATATGCACTTTACTAGAATCTGACATTCATTGATAAAACAGATTAGGGTTTAATGGGGAAGACTCTTCACCAGTTTTTAGCTTCCCTCTCCTTTTatgtcacaaaaataaaagacaaggaTCACTCTCTCAAAAGCAACTTCAGTATCTATGATTCCAGTTTCTGGGACTCACTGACTACTAGTCAGAAATCTTTAATTTCATCAGTAAGAAGTCTGTTGTTTTCTGACATGTGCTTCCATTATCCAAGACAttcatattttcacttttctccaGTTGTCAAGCCACATAACACCAGCTCTCATGAAGTCATGacaaaaagcagtaacagcTTAGTGCGTTTTTCACCTTCtatacttctttcttccttttgggaGGTGTGTTTTgacaaaaacagttttgttatGATGAATGACAGCCTAATTTTTCTACAGCCATTAGATCTAAAGGACAggtacagaaatatttgttaacTTTAGCTTCCCAAACAGACATGCTTCATAGTCTAAGACCAATGTGGGTATTTCTCTACTATACAAGCCAGAAGCATAACTTGACAACCTCTTGCAGATGTAGCCAGAGAGATTTAAGTTACCCCAGTGAGAGAATACTACTGCAAGAAATTACGCACAAAAGCGTGATATGTGAACGCTGCTTATCcactgcagcacagggcaggccAGCTAGACTTAGAACAACTGTCAGGTGAAGGTGGCTTGCTTTACACAAGAACAGATGACAAGCATTCAAATGATCCTTTGCTGCCGGCACTACTTGGAAGCCATACCATCCAGCTGAAGGCAGTAACATCCTACTTCAACTGTTTTGAAGAGGCTCCTTTACACAACAAGAATTGTAGCCTTGTACTTCCTTTTTGCAAAGATGACATGTCAAAGTATGACAGTGGCGCCTCACTGGGAaggggctttaaaaaaaataaatcagactaCTTCTCTGTATGCAATGTTACCATTAATAATTAATTCAGTACTACTTTGTTTGAAGAGCATCCAAAAGACAACAGATAATCTAACACTGCTTTTTCTTATAATTTACATACTCTCGCAGCCTTAGCACGCCACTTCCTTACTCCTTCCCACActtttggggagaaaagatacatatattaataaacaaaattagCAAATGGGGCTTACTTTAGTGATTCTGCCATCCTTATGTATTCCGGCGCCTTCTGGTCAACCTTCTCCATGCAGAGTCGGAGtttcttgtttaaaacaaaatgtataaaaaaagaacttgTATTAAAACACTAATGCAAGAACATGCTGACATAAATCTTTCATGCTGCCTGTGCACATTCAAAGTTAACCGTGATGAAAGCCATTTAACTATTCACGATGACAAGATGCTCCGGTTACCTTCAGAATACAGATGGCATGGTCAGGAACAGAGAAAGACTCTGTACCCCTGCAAGGTGAATTCTGAATTCAGAAGCTGTTTTAATGGATGACTTGGACAACTTCTAGCCTTAAATCTCTTCGTGAAGAGCACCAACAGAAACTCCCATTAACACTAACCTGGGGGGTTTGTGGACTCTACTGAAAATACACCTGATGATTGTCAGTATCTGCTTGCAAAGCATAGATGAACACAATGTTCCAGCCATACACTGTTGATTGATACAGGTGGTTCAAAAAAGCATTTGCCATCAGCGTGAGGACAAACAGCACTGACATCATCGAGTCCTATAGTTCCAGTGCAGCCCATCAACAAAGTACACAGCACGTCATTGGTTTAAACAAGAACTGTTCTGAGGAATCCCAGTTGACACAGTTCACAATTTTGAGAGGCATCTCAGAACTGTTAGTTCCAGATGATGAGAATGAAGATGTATCTTAAAAGGATGTTTGAAGTTATCGTGGGATATAAATACTATATGGCAACTGGCTCCATCATTTCAGATGTAACTTTGTTACATGGCATAAACACTCAATAGAGTCTATTATAACACAAGTGAGTATTAAGTCATAAAGTAAGAGCTTGGACATGAGATAACAAGCCAAAAGTCAAGTAGTGACAGCTGCAGATATATACACCAAGGATGAAAGCAGCAAAGAGTTTGATTTACCTCATAGAGTTTCACAATCTCTGGAGTGTATTCTTTCTCATCAATCTGCTGTTCTCTTTTCAACAGGGTATCTTTGCAGTGCCGACAACAACGGATTCGGTCATCATCCTTCTCATCCAGAACTGAGCTCACACTGCTTATGCTGCTAATGCTGCCACGGCGGGAGCCATGGACACTATTAGGTGAGGAGTTCGGGCTAGTATGAGAACCCAAGGCCTCTTTGCTGGCACTAGTGAGTTTGCCTAAAAATTATACACAGGTAATTTTACAGTGACTGGAGAAGCCAACAGATTTTACCAACACAAATGAATTGCACTTTAACAGAAACTTTACGTTCAGGTAATATTAGAAAACCAAGTTCAAACAGTCTGCTGAAAGACATGCAAGGAACCCATGGCAACCAAGACTGCAAGTCAGAATTTGGGTCTTCACTGTAAATCCTGCTCCATTCTAAAAGCAGCTAGAGAGCAGACTGCTGAGAACCACCTACTTCGTTTATGCCTAGAAGCACTCTCATGTTGGAGCTTGCATAGTTATAGAATAGTGTGTGAAAGAACAGGTATGTTAATACTGTCCATGTTTTGTGCTTGAATGCTCCAAAAAGCACAGTTAACGTcatttatttccacagaaaatatgGTGTCCTCTCCAGTGCACTAGATGAGGAAATTATAGTTCGAAGGGTTTCTTAAAGGCTTGTGGATGAATTTCCTCAATGTCAGCATTTGGACAACCATGGGCAAGACTGGAAATATCCACAATAGTTTTAAATGTCAGGAACCTTGGCAGTTATAATTC
This region of Gymnogyps californianus isolate 813 chromosome 13, ASM1813914v2, whole genome shotgun sequence genomic DNA includes:
- the RBSN gene encoding rabenosyn-5 isoform X1, with product MASGCPPPFGDPGEMREGFLCPLCLKDLQSFYQLQSHYEEEHSSEDRDVKGQLKNLVQKAKRAKKKLLKREDDRTDSGSQERYESFSYGGVDPYMWEPQEVGAMRSHLSDFKKHRAARIDHYVVEVNKLIIRLEKLTSFDRANTESAKIRAIEKSVVPWVSDQDVPFCPDCGNKFSIRNRRHHCRLCGSIMCKKCMELVSLPLASKLTSASKEALGSHTSPNSSPNSVHGSRRGSISSISSVSSVLDEKDDDRIRCCRHCKDTLLKREQQIDEKEYTPEIVKLYEKLRLCMEKVDQKAPEYIRMAESLNAGETTYNLEHANDLRVEIQKVYEFIDALSKKILSLGLHEDPQPHPKTLQLQRMIRYSATLFVQEKLLGLMSLPTKDQYEELKKRRLHMVALETHGKQEEKQKNFISRSAATVNGDATPLKKGTVRNSEGWLPTSSISREREIADPLLQQIDNITSFIKQAKAANRIDEVHMLQENLRQLQDEYDQQQTLKAIELSKKQAEEEEMQREELQILREKEWEREHHKLMSQHSRTRSLDFREVKQHQHEVAKENRNLTAHALDLDISQIKGDPSFETPAVERLPAKEHLIFTLKPQNVPQCDKDQDQTACLNPFEDEADTPQLEEDPANPFAKDTSPVVSFSNTALQSDKKEYNPFENEEEDDEQTNGAPGSTSNPFEEDENPFQKPGGGWNSGNPFEEGSSTNPFEVEDGNEISGEEAIEEELLLQQIDNIKAYIFDAKHSGRMDEVEVLTENLKELKRTLAKQKEKSNC
- the RBSN gene encoding rabenosyn-5 isoform X2, which produces MASGCPPPFGDPGEMREGFLCPLCLKDLQSFYQLQSHYEEEHSSEDRDVKGQLKNLVQKAKRAKKKLLKREDDRTDSGSQERYESFSYGGVDPYMWEPQEVGAMRSHLSDFKKHRAARIDHYVVEVNKLIIRLEKLTSFDRANTESAKIRAIEKSVVPWVSDQDVPFCPDCGNKFSIRNRRHHCRLCGSIMCKKCMELVSLPLASKLTSASKEALGSHTSPNSSPNSVHGSRRGSISSISSVSSVLDEKDDDRIRCCRHCKDTLLKREQQIDEKEYTPEIVKLYEKLRLCMEKVDQKAPEYIRMAESLNAGETTYNLEHANDLRVEIQKVYEFIDALSKKILSLGLHEDPQPHPKTLQLQRMIRYSATLFVQEKLLGLMSLPTKDQYEELKKRRLHMVRQVALETHGKQEEKQKNFISRSAATVNGDATPLKKGTVRNSEGWLPTSSISREREIADPLLQQIDNITSFIKQAKAANRIDEVHMLQENLRQLQDEYDQQQTLKAIELSKKQAEEEEMQREELQILREKEWEREHHKLMSQHSRTRSLDFREVKQHQHEVAKENRNLTAHALDLDISQIKGDPSFETPAVERLPAKEHLIFTLKPQNVPQCDKDQDQTACLNPFEDEADTPQLEEDPANPFAKDTSPVVSFSNTALQSDKKEYNPFENEEEDDEQTNGAPGSTSNPFEEDENPFQKPGGGWNSGNPFEEGSSTNPFEVEDGNEISGEEAIEEELLLQQIDNIKAYIFDAKHSGRMDEVEVLTENLKELKRTLAKQKEKSNC